Genomic window (Helianthus annuus cultivar XRQ/B chromosome 3, HanXRQr2.0-SUNRISE, whole genome shotgun sequence):
TTGACTTCCTCCCGGGAGAATTCCGCTATCAGGAAATTTGCATCCGGAGGTGATAACTTTGCAAAGCCCTCTGGTGGCATTCTCGGCCTAGATTCACACGGTTCAGCAAATTTCCTTCCCATACTTTCTTGTATGAACTTCATGATTGATTGTGGATCGGTAACCCATACCCCGTTGATCCATAGACCATTCAGCCTACTGCTTGCCAACTTACAATTCACAATGGTATGAAAGTATTTGGAATTTTCGTCCCCATCCAATATCCATTTAACCCTTGCTTTTTGTTGGAGATCTTTTGCTCTTCTATGAAGCCACTCCCTGACCTTTATCTTGCACTCTCTCCACAATTCAATTTCGCTTTCCTCCAAATCTCTCTCTTCCGCCAACGCATCCAACACTTTAATTTGATTGGTGGCTTCCGCGAAAACTCTCTCCTCTTCTTCTTTGGTGTTCTTTCTCCATTTTTTGACTTCCTCCTTGATCGCCTTCAACTTGGACCCGAGAATTAAATCCTTAAACCGCTCTTCTGTTTGATGCTCTAAACCGGTTCTTACAACCTCATCAATACCTTGGATATCCAACCAGCTATTAAAGAAGCGGAAAGGAGTTGGGCCATAGTCCGACTCGTTTGTCACTAGGATCAATGGACTGTGATCCGATATAACCCGCTCTAAAGCTCTCAGTGTTGCATTTGGCCATTTAGTCATGAATTCACTTGAAACTAAAGCCCTGTCGATTTTACTCATTTTCTTCCCGTCACCTGATAAGAAGGTATACTTTCTCCCCGACATCGGGTATTCTAGTAACCCAGCTGTGCTTATAAAATTATTGAAATACATTGCATTGCTACTATCAAAGATGGAATTCAATCTATCCTCTGGAAACCGAACTTCATTAAAATCCCCAATTAAAAGACACAACCCCTGTGTGTTATTTGTTACCGATAACAATCTATCCCAGACTCTCCTTCTTTCCGTCCCAACATTTGGAGCATAAACATTCATCACAGTAATCTCCAACCCCATCCCAATCAGATCCCCTTTGACCATAACAAAATTCTTATCCACTAcctcaacatttttttttaacaaacctGGATTCCATATTGAGAGAATCCCTCCTGATCTTCCATCAACGTCCATCTTTGCATATTCCATCTTCGACCCGTTCCAAAATTTCTTAATTTTTGCTTCCGTCATACTGCACAACTGAGTTTCTTGAAGAGCCAAAAACCCCACGTTATTCTCTCTAACAAGCTTCCTGACCATCGACGCTTTGCCCGAACCCCCTGCTCCTTTTACGTTTAACGAGGCCCAATTCATTTAGACATAGCATCCGCCCTTTCACCAATGATGGTGTCTTCAATCTGCTTCTTGTTTTTGGACAAATCACATCCCAGTGCAATCCCAATCTCCTCTGTGTCTCTACATTCTACTTCTGTATCTATACATCTATACATCTATATAAAGCATTTTAATGGGACATAAATGAAATTTTCCCACACAATTTTAAGACGCCATATAAGTTCCTAAGCTAATTTCCCTCCACTTTTGTCCCCTGTTCCCAAATATGCCCCCGCCCCTTAAAAGTTGAAACCCTGTTGCGTGCATCGTGCCTTTCTGTCTTCAATAGCAAATGAATGCGATCTTTGGTATTCGCCCGTTCCCATCTTCCCTATAACCTGAGTTTCAATTCTTAAAGCTTCGATTATGATGAATTAAAGATTTAATTAAGTCGAAACCTCCCCTTTAATCCTACAATAGATGAGATAAAGAAAGAAGAGCATCCCTCAAGCAAGCAAGACCCAAGGGTTTGGATACCAGAGTCTTAATTGAAGGCTGCAACCGATTCATCTCATcatatgaaacaaaggtttcCTATTTCCTAGCCCTCTAATTTCACAATTGCATGGATTAAATTTTTGTAGATTTCACCGCTTTCGTGTTCTTGTTTGTATCATTTTGTTTTTTGATTCTATCAATTgatattttatttttactaaatCCTTaaagtgtgtgtatgtgtgtgtgattGTGTTATCTTCTTTATGCTTCTTTTTTGCAATATTGATATCTAGAATTGCTCCTTTGGCGTAAGTAAAGATCCTTATTTAACTTTGAGAGTCGTAGACATTGTACTTTTTGGAACTTAAATGGATATGACTAGGgatgcaaacgagccgagcccgagtcggttcgagctttgttttcaaagcttgAGCTTGGCTCGTTTTtcatctattaattaatatattaaataaaaaataatatatataatagacTTGTTAGGCTCGTGAGCTCGATAAGTAATGCTCGGGCTCAGactcgtttactaaacaagcttatttttagtTTCGGGCTCGACTCAAACTACCCATTAAAAAAAGATTTGAGGATTTATTAATTGAAACCGCTTAAAACCTAACTGGATAAAAACACTTTCGAACATATTCGAAATTTCCCCTTATAATCTGGTTTTAAATCTGAACAGGTTTGAGTAGATCCGGTTTTGGCCCTCTTAATCAATTTGAATCGGTTTAAAATGGATTTTTGTGCACTTCCACCTGTAGAGGCCAAAATATGTTTCTAATCTTATTATTTTTTCCCCCAACATTTTAGCCCAAATTGGAGGATTAAGGGGCTGGGGCATTATAGTTTTAAACTGGGCCCAAATAGGTAATGAGATGAATAAAAAAATATAGAATTTGacatttttattataaaaaaaataaactaaaaatgcTAACTTTGATCTTTTATATATCCTTCCCTATCCCTAATAATTGCTTACACTCTACATTTTATTTATACTGCTTTGGCATGTGGTTATGTGATCAATGATTCTTTCCAATACAGTAAAACATGCTTTTTAGCCTCTCTTGTAGGTGTATTGTGCCTTTACTGTTGCCATTTCGGGTCTGCACGGGTTTCTGCACGGGACGGGTTTCGGGCCGACATGAGTTTTCGCACGGGACGAGTTTCGAGTCGGGACAGATTTTAGCACTAGACGGTttcagtttgtttttttttttgttttgttgggGTCGGTTATTTTCGGTTTTGGTTGAGattttttgtttcgttttggtCGCTTTTTTCGTTcgattttttagttttttttggtTTCGTTTCGATTTTTTTTTCGTTCGCTTTTTTTTGGTCCGTTTCGGTTCGGTTTCAGcttttttgtttcgttttggtCGGTTCCGTTTCAGCTTTTTTGTTGTTAGTGGTTGTTGTAGTTGATGTTAGGTTGAATTAGGAATTGAGTGATTGTAGGCTGCCGTTTTAATTCAGTTTCGAAATTTGGATTCGGTGCTATCCAACTGCATGTGAGTATTTAAGGCTTTATTTTGGTTGTAACATTTTCTCCGGCCACATTTCTAACTTTCAAATCTTTGTCTTCGTAATCCGTTGACCACCCCACCGGTATGCAAGGTGAAAATGAaataaagatcaaatacaaacagGTTATCTTCAGGATGACTAACCAAGTTCATTTGTTTTTATCCAACTGCACGTGTGCTATTAGATCTGTACTAACATCTTCTCATCCTGAAGATAACctgtttgtatttgatctttattTCATTCTTACCTTGCATACCGGTGGGGTGGTCAACGGATTACGAAGACTTTACTAAGGTGGGATTCTTCTGTTATTGAGAAAAAGGCCCAGAATAAAATGAACATGTTGTTACAGAAGATGAAGCGGTTTCTACCAACTACTGTTATGCTTTTAATTATCAAAATCCAGCACTGGTAACTTGGTAAGTACATCTATTACTTCATTTGTCCCGAATTAATTGCTATGTTGGTCGGGTGGGCGGACGGGCTGGGTAAAATGTTAAAACAAGTCAATTCACGTTTGGTTGACCCATAAACACTATATATTTAATTAGTGCGCTATATATTTGGAGACTTTTAACTGGTGGAGGATCTGCCCGCAAAAGATCCTAGGAAGATGATGAGAATTCAAGCTCCCTTGTCACAATTTATTGCCAAAATGGGAGGAGAGTTAATGTTACTCCAGTGTGGGCGTATCGTTTCCAAACGCTCAGGTGTGTTTGTGCGATATGTTATTTGTTCTTTATTTGGTTGTACGGTAATATTTCTACTCATCCTTGATTTATAAGTAGTCGGGCCTTATAGTTGACTTGTCTATGCAAAATATACTAGGTCCTTTTTAGGACCACCAGTCCCCACGGGTCTGGTTACGGGCATGTTGGGCTGTGCTGTGGACAGGTCCCATTCTTTGGACCATCTATGAAGTCATGCTTGCACATTTTTACCATATAATTTCAGGTACTTATATCTCCGATGGGGTATGGACTTGTCAAAAGTTGTGGTTTTTATTGGTGAAAATGGAGACATAGGTTATGAAGGAAATCTTGGTAGTGTTCACAAGTCTATTATACTTCGGTAATGCTATTAACGACCAACATCATGCCAACAGAATCCACCCGCTTTTAGACGTACGGTGCTCTGTTTATTGTTACTATTTTTTATTTACATTATATGGTTGTCTTTTGTTTTCATTAAACATGAGTGTCGGTATCATTTCAGTACTTTAACCAAGCGAACAATATTAGATAAGGTTTGACTTATGTTTTGTCCCGAATTCTCGACTCCGCCACAACGCACGGGTTCCCCACTATCATTACTTAGAATCTTTTAAAAATACAAATACTTAAAACAACATATCCATTAATACTTAAAAACttacataaataaaataaaattaagtAAAGCCGACGTCAACCATAAACTTCCAAATTTCTAACTTAGTAAACCGCCTTCAACAACAGTCCTATCGTTTTGATCGTCAACCAAATTGTCTATCCATCTACAGTAGATTATGTGAAATCTTTTCAGCATTGACGACATTATCTTTGAAAATATTGAATCCGTTGTACGCTCGATTGCGAAACTCATTTCCTCATCAAATCTATCCTTGACGCGATCCCAAATTTTAATACCAAATCTATCCCTTGTACCCCTCTTGTCTAAGTCTAAGGTTCTAACTTGTACAAAAGCAAGGCCTAAAACGTACTCCCTATCTTCGGTCCAAACAGGATCACctgagattaaaaaaaaaaaaaaacaaaaaccgatttttaataaaaaaaaaaaaaactaaccattGAAGTATCAAATACAAACTATACAACAACTAACttaaaatctcaaatacaatggAAAATTAAACAAGTTTTTAATATCCATCATAAACGTTATTTTTTTTGACATTGCCCCCTCAATTTCTTTAATCCTCAACTCCTCAATTTCTTTAATCTTTAGCTCCACGAGTTCCTTAATAACGGCCACCACGATTTCCTTCGCCGTTCCTTTAGCATTTTCTTCTTTTAAAGAAAAAATACAccgttggtccttgtggtttctgTCGAATTTCAATGTCGGGTACTAATCGTTTTTTGTTGCAAAATCAGGTATTAACGTTCTAATTTGTCACAATATTGAGTACTAAAGCCAAACTTTGTCACAATGTTGAGTATTATGGCTAAAccttgttaacttttttttttttgttaaatcttgCTAAATTGAATAACATGTCATTTGATAACTAGAGGGGCTATTTTTAATAAAGTATATTTgactaaaataatttaaagtgatattttcagttttatttatatttataaaattaaatagatttgaagtttattatttataaactcAAAGTTTATAAACAATATACtagtaaaataaactttttaagtTAATCTACATAATAAACCAAGTTAAGAtttataaaaataactaaaacaaatATTTGATCTAGGAATATATCAGTTTTGTAAGTTGAAATAAATATGAGGCCTTGGTTTTGTATGATATAACTAACAAGTAACAGTTATAGAAAAATCTCAAATTAGcattttaaaaatgaaaaaaaataaaggaTTAAATTTTTAATGCTTTTCATTAGGGATAATAAtaaggccgtggggtatggggcttgggttgggggaaaacgcccaaaccaccatcccgggtgggcttgggtttggggcgtggcccttggggcttggctttcaagccaGGCGTGGGACGGGGGAgcaagctgacatggcgggctgtGAATGGCCCATTCAAACTAGCCGTTGGGGGCTACTTTAAAAAAAATCCTTTATAAATACCTTAccatatttaacatttttctcacacaatatcaaacacataaaacacaatcttgccatgagttcttcaagttatagtgaatcatcatcatcatctgacgatggtgcggaaatatttctacaaacgatcgcggcggtggtgaaagctatcgtggaagacgaagacgatgaggaagagactcaataacctaaacggaggagaaggtacatcgctcgtgaacggcacaccactaacgatttgttggtaagcgattacttctcagtcttcgatctgatttggtggaacatgtttcaacgattcctgggttcgaaaccgacgaagaatgatagttttttattttgataattattttgtatgtttattttaataatttttttgtatgtttatgtagtttttggttatatatatatatatatatatatatatatatatatatatctatactatataataaaagaaaccatgtttGAGACACTTGTCATAATATTAGGCCATGTACTATATGGATAGTTATCATTTAGTTTAATatattctaattaattatagataatctcctatgaaatattatttagtttaatctatGATACAAATTATCAACATcaacatatttttaatataaaaaatatatatttgattaGCTTATTaacttattaaaaaaaaatattgtgcCGATCAATATAAAAAGGTATATTTGATTAgcttattaaaaaaattattgtaCCGATCTTTTATGTATGTTATTAGATAAATTTTGTTCATTAACGTATTAACTTATTATTTTCTTTGTACTAATCTTTTATGGTATATTATTAGAtaaattttgttttaaataataataataataatatcaataatttaaattttaaaactaTTAATATTGATTTTCTTGAGGAATAATATGAGGAATTGACACGTGGTATTATTTTTAGTCTTTTATTAGAATTTAgattaaattaataatttatatttgattataatattttattaaagtatgataaaatttaatattgatttattatttatttagttaatataaaatAAGTATAGATTTAAGGATGCCTTcgatgaatgacacgtgtccaaaagttggtttcttttattatagtagatagatagattgttcaacccgtgtaacacacggggaactaatctagtatatatatatattaaaaaaacaaaaaagctgatgtggcttggccacgccaGCCAAGCCACGCCCACCATACCCCCTTCAAAGTGGATTTGAAACTTGAGTTTTGAAATTACACGTGTCAACcgatgccccaacccaagccccaccataccccacggtctaatgTTCACCATTGTTTTTTTGCGATAAAAGTAATAAATGAGAAACAAGAAAAAAGATGAGTAAACTCCCAAAATGTACCTAAGGTTTgatcacttttgtcactttagttcaaaacttaaattttttgaatctgggtccatgtggtttcaattttgttgtcactAGCAAAATCTGATCAGATTTTTAGTTAAcatccaatttttttttatctttttcctcccttttaatgaatgGCAAAATTGTTAGGTTTctataatttgttataataaaatgttaaaagtCCATTTTACCTTTTATTAAAAGGAAGAAAAAAGACAAACAAAACTAAATTTTAACCGAAAAAATTGACTAGATTTTAATTTTcgatgaaaataaaaataaaattgaaataCCTATAACCAGATTCATAAGGAAATCTCATAAACCATTCAGGCACTTTGCTAAAAAAAAGATATTGATTccattttgatttttaagaaataCAAATACAACAACAAGGACAGACATGCTTTCCAACATTTCATAACTTGAAGCATCAACTCCTTTTTCCTCACGAATCGACGATCATGAATCTCACAAATTCTCTTCTTATCAAACTCAGAGGTAATTCAATCACCACATCCTTCCTTCTTCACTCTAATTTCTCCACAAATCGATCCATGCTTCATAAAATCACCAACTTGAATCATGCACTCAACCTGTTCGATGAAATGTCACAGAGACGTCCTTTGCCATCTGTTGTCAAATTCACTCAGTTGTTGCATCTTGTTACCAAAATGAAACATTTCTCTTCTTCCCTTCATCTTTTCAACCAAATGTGTTCTCTTGGTGTCCCTGTTAATGAATATTCTATGAGCATTGCAATCAAGTGTTGCTGTCAGCTGCATCGCACCAAAGACGGCTTTGCACTCCTCGGAAGCTGCTTTAGGCGAGCTATTCCACCCAATGTGTACATATTTAGTGCACTCATTGACGGACTCGTCCTAGAAGATAGGATTCTTGATGCAGAGATGTTATTCAAGAAGCTCATCAAACAAAAACTTTGTGAACCTAATGTTGTTATGTACAACACAATGATTAAAGGCCTTTGCAAGTTCAGTAATAACGTTACAGCACTTGCTTTGCTCAGGCTAATGGAACAAACAAACTGCAAGCCTGATATTTTTACATATAGCACCATCATTGATAGTCTTTGCAAGGATAAACTGATTGATGATGCTTTCAAGCTCTTTAAAGAGATCGTATGTAACAAAAGCATTCTACCAGATGTCATCACCTACACCTCTTTAATATGTGGTCTTTGTAAGTTTGGTCATTGGGATGAGGCCTCAAAGATGCTAAAACAAATGGAGGATGAGAACATTTCTCCAAATGTACATACCTTTAACGTATTAGTTGATGCATTTTGCAAGGAAGGTAAAGTAGAAGAAGCTGAGGCTATTATCAACATCATGATTGACAGAGGTAAGGTTCCAAACATAGTGACATACAACTCACTTATTGATGGTTACTGTCTGCGAGGTGAAATGATTAAAGCAAGGGAGATTTTTTATTCCATTACACTTAGAGGCCTCGTTCCTGGTGTTGTTACTTACAACAGTTTATTGAATGGGTATTGCAAGAATCTGAATATTGAGAAGGCTGTGCAAATGTTTCATGAAATGACTGGAAAAGGTTTAAAACCCAATGTAGTCACTTACAACACCATGATACAAGGATTCTTTCGGGTTGGGCGTTTTGTAGATGCACGCAAACTCTTTGATGAGATGCATGCACAAGGCCAAAACCCAGACCAATACACTTATCGAATAGTTTTAGAGGGCCTTTGCAACAATCATCAAGTAGAAGAGGCTCTCTCTTTGTTTCATTTGATGGGTGATAGCAAGCTTAATTCTGATATTGTTGTGTACAATATCCTCATCAATGGTGTAGGAAAATGTGGGAAAGTGGATATTGCGAGGGTTCTTTTCCAAGGTCTAATTGATAAAGGCTTGCAACCTGA
Coding sequences:
- the LOC110930859 gene encoding putative pentatricopeptide repeat-containing protein At1g12700, mitochondrial, giving the protein MNLTNSLLIKLRGNSITTSFLLHSNFSTNRSMLHKITNLNHALNLFDEMSQRRPLPSVVKFTQLLHLVTKMKHFSSSLHLFNQMCSLGVPVNEYSMSIAIKCCCQLHRTKDGFALLGSCFRRAIPPNVYIFSALIDGLVLEDRILDAEMLFKKLIKQKLCEPNVVMYNTMIKGLCKFSNNVTALALLRLMEQTNCKPDIFTYSTIIDSLCKDKLIDDAFKLFKEIVCNKSILPDVITYTSLICGLCKFGHWDEASKMLKQMEDENISPNVHTFNVLVDAFCKEGKVEEAEAIINIMIDRGKVPNIVTYNSLIDGYCLRGEMIKAREIFYSITLRGLVPGVVTYNSLLNGYCKNLNIEKAVQMFHEMTGKGLKPNVVTYNTMIQGFFRVGRFVDARKLFDEMHAQGQNPDQYTYRIVLEGLCNNHQVEEALSLFHLMGDSKLNSDIVVYNILINGVGKCGKVDIARVLFQGLIDKGLQPDVRTYNVMISGFCREGQLGEAKLLFLKMEESGCPPDDVTYRVLLQGYLKNRHYDDVEMLLQEMDDRGYSLDASTLSLFIDHIAAGLLDRSMLKLLGKLVPKELLNDPRLCDWE